A stretch of the Nitratifractor salsuginis DSM 16511 genome encodes the following:
- a CDS encoding Hsp20 family protein codes for MKRIKYLLSGLAAASVFGFASAPLATTSAPAAAQQNDPFAQMDHIFQMQMKQMELMRKQMDAMFRNFEQSFQTPAIAKMPILVHSSGVLSSGIQDKGDHYELQIKVSDLKNSKVKVTTENGMLTVEVTEQKKEEKTSGNYGKIISYANSSSVQSFTLPDDADTSGIKATQKDNTILIIIPKKSAAKSGAKVIPVQKSKPEAKSPASAEKNSSK; via the coding sequence ATGAAAAGAATCAAGTATCTACTCAGCGGCCTCGCCGCCGCCTCGGTCTTCGGATTTGCCAGCGCCCCCTTGGCTACTACGAGCGCTCCTGCTGCGGCGCAACAAAATGACCCCTTCGCCCAGATGGACCATATCTTCCAGATGCAGATGAAGCAGATGGAGCTGATGCGCAAGCAGATGGATGCGATGTTCCGTAATTTCGAGCAGAGCTTCCAGACCCCTGCCATCGCCAAGATGCCGATCCTAGTCCACTCCTCGGGAGTGTTGAGCTCCGGCATCCAGGACAAGGGGGACCACTATGAGCTGCAGATCAAAGTCAGCGACCTGAAAAACTCCAAGGTCAAGGTTACTACGGAGAACGGTATGCTCACCGTGGAAGTGACCGAGCAGAAGAAAGAGGAGAAGACCAGCGGAAACTACGGCAAGATCATCAGCTATGCCAACAGCAGCTCCGTTCAGAGCTTTACCCTCCCCGACGATGCCGATACTTCGGGGATCAAGGCGACACAGAAGGATAACACCATCCTCATCATCATCCCCAAAAAATCCGCCGCCAAAAGCGGGGCCAAGGTAATCCCCGTCCAAAAAAGCAAGCCGGAAGCAAAAAGCCCCGCATCCGCGGAGAAAAACAGCTCCAAGTAA